Proteins from a genomic interval of Maylandia zebra isolate NMK-2024a linkage group LG15, Mzebra_GT3a, whole genome shotgun sequence:
- the LOC101467212 gene encoding claudin-20-like, translated as MLSAAIQILAFALALLGVLGAVVATLMPNWKVSINVWTSIMTPISQMQGLWMDCVWYSSGVFSCTVKNSVLSLPPHLQAARTGMVLSCVVALFGLCLATLGLKCTRWGGSHRAKGHTAIAAGGCFILASLLCLVPASWFTNEVITAFLTTDLPDSSKYQPGGALCVTFISAGFLLAGGVIFCLSCPGKRTRRPDCASPADPDRFTLHPDERRRRGLQVERNQPKNRKKTVQLQVDSVKLEKPTPRKRQEHHSSPSKLPQTDIKDSYSLQEYV; from the coding sequence ATGCTGTCCGCCGCTATTCAGATCCTGGCGTTCGCCCTGGCACTCCTGGGCGTCCTCGGTGCTGTCGTGGCCACCCTGATGCCCAACTGGAAGGTGAGCATCAACGTGTGGACCAGCATCATGACCCCGATATCGCAGATGCAGGGTCTGTGGATGGATTGCGTGTGGTACAGCTCCGGCGTCTTCAGCTGTACCGTAAAGAACTCGGTGCTGTCGCTGCCGCCGCACCTGCAGGCCGCGCGGACTGGCATGGTCCTGTCCTGCGTAGTGGCGCTGTTCGGACTCTGTCTCGCCACTTTGGGGCTCAAATGTACTCGCTGGGGGGGCAGCCACAGAGCAAAGGGGCACACAGCCATCGCTGCGGGGGGCTGCTTCATCCTGGCCAGCCTCCTCTGCCTCGTACCCGCGTCCTGGTTCACCAACGAAGTCATCACTGCCTTCCTGACCACAGACCTACCGGACAGCAGTAAATATCAGCCCGGCGGAGCTCTGTGCGTCACGTTCATCTCTGCTGGATTCCTCCTGGCCGGGGGGGTCATTTTTTGTTTGTCGTGTCCCGGAAAGAGAACGAGGCGACCGGATTGCGCTTCCCCCGCCGACCCCGACAGATTCACGCTGCACCCAGATGAGCGGAGGAGGCGGGGGCTGCAAGTAGAACGCAATCAGccgaaaaacagaaagaagacgGTCCAGCTGCAGGTAGACAGCGTGAAGCTGGAGAAACCCACGCCGCGCAAGAGACAGGAGCATCACTCGTCTCCATCCAAACTCCCTCAAAcagacatcaaggacagctACAGCCTGCAGGAGTACGTCTGA